actTAACTTCCCCAAGTGAAATTTTGAGGCTCCAAACATCAAAATCTTGAAATTTCAAAGcaaaattttcactatttttaaGAGTGTAATTTGGTTTTTCGTTAAAATGCTATTTGGATCCTGAAATTTAATACTATTTATTAGATATTCAATTTCGGTTTTGGTCTTTAGTTTATTTCCttgttgatttttcttttttttttaaaattccaTTTATTAACTATTAGCATTTTAAGATTTAATTGAAGatttgatatttaaaaatacgGATTTAAATTGAATAAATCTCATAGAgacaaaatattattttaacatTTGGGTTTTGTACTTTTACTTAAATTATAGAACAATTGGGTCATTTTTGCGTCCGTCATATTTTCCGTTTTCCAAATGTCTCAGCCAtcgatttaatttaattacggTGGAAATTTATACGTTCAAGAACTTTTTTAATACAGGGATTGAACCTCAGAGTGATAATGacttttaattaataaagtacTTAAGTTAGTTTGAGGAGTTATCTTaccttcttttattatttattattatttttaaattttaaatttatgttttcatATAGACCGACGGATGGACGGAGGATAGTGGGACACGTGTCCCTCACTTTTATCcctatatatattttaatattaattttgtcaaattataatatatatatatatatatatatatatatatatatatatatatatatatgtcagaTTATGTAGGGCAGTGGCAGATGTTTTGCGAATATTTCTTTTTAAGGTTCTCTTAGTTTGTTTATTACATAGTACATGAGTGTGTTTATTTCAATGACTTAATTAGTtaatgattttttcttttcttgagtTGAATTGATTATTGATAATCTTGGTGCCTCTTCGATTACCTTGTGATCTAAAAAGCTCAAGTTAATACTCGACATGGCGGCACAttaatctttttaaataatagacATTATACATGTTTTTCTTACGAAAATAAATATAGTAGGCCAtgtttcatttttcaaaatttgtttttgaaaatagTGTGTTCTAATCGTCTTCCGAATgtgtttgaaagaaaaaaaaataaaaataaaaacaatagaGATGCCAATTTGGTATGTCAAACACGTGTTGGAGGTACGTCAGTGTTCGAACACTGAGACTTGACCATTTTAGGAGTTTAAATGCTCGATAGCATGCAATCGTTTTGGATGACTAATCAAGTGGTTTGGTCTtgatatatttttcttttaagactCATTTCCTTGAACTGTGCTCGGTAAATTTTTCTTCGATGTATTTGCTTTTTAGAATATTAATTCGCTAATATTTTCGTCATGGGTCATAATTACATAATTTCATCTCAATTATAAATTTAGATAAAACTAAATTAATGAAACTtttaagaagtttgaaaaaaattgttatttttctttagtCCGATTTTGAGAGTCTTCGACATCTAAAATAAGGCAATAGCCACAAAGCTACACAGATTGGGACAAATATTTTCAGTTGTGTGTTCTCTACTTAACTAAAATCTTTAAATGAAAGTCTTAACTAATTAATATTACTATTTAGTTGTTTGAATTATAGTACTGAACCTTAAAGGTTTGGATTGATTAAATtatacattttaaatttaatataaattagtTTAATTAAGGGTTGGTATTTTAGGTGTTCGTGGTAATGCAAACAAGCTACATCTTATGGACTTGGCTCATCGAAGGGAGACTAAGGCCTACTCTTGCAGCTGTGTTCACTTTCACTTGCCGTGGCATTCTTGGCTACTCCACCCAACTTCCACTTCCTCAGGTGCACTCACTCACTGCTTAATTACCTGCAATTATAAGAGGTATCTCTACCACACGTCATAAAAAGAACTCTTGAATGTTATAGAACTAATTAGACATTTCAAAAGTTAGCATTTTGTTAACACTGAAATCATGGGGATAGACTTATTCTGAATTTAGAGGCTAAATAAACTTTATTCTATCTTGAACAAATTAGAATTCAAACATTTCTGATGCTCTATTTTCGTTTGACTTGGTTCAGGTTTTTCTAAAATGTATTTTTGTGATGAGTTGTAGGGATTTTTGGGATCGGAGATGGATTTCCCAGTTGGAAACATATCgttcttcttgttcttctcGGGTCATGTGGCCGGATCAGTGATAGCGTCGTTGGACATGCGACGGGTGCAACGGTGGGGGTTAGCTTGGACATTCGACATTCTTAACCTTCTTCAAGTTATTAGATTGTTGGGTACTAGAGGTCACTATACTATCGATTTAGCAGTAGGCGTCGGTGCCGGATTTCTTTTTGATTCCCTTGCCGGACATTATGAAGCCTGCCTGCAGAGGAAGAACCTTGACAACAAGTTAGCTAAAACTTTTGCTTAATTGCTTCAAAACCCAACAAAAGATGATTAAAGATGGAGCCTTGAGCCCCTCCCCAttggaaaattttcaattaGTAAGGAACTTGGGTTTCGTTTTCTTCTTAATTCTAAATGTGTTCTAGTTAGCATTACATACCTGCAATTACTAAtgtccaaattaaaataatatttgatatagtaaagttaaataattaaatatatattggAAGTACAAATTAATATTTACATGGTCACGATTCTCACAATAAACCATCATCAATCTAATCGAGACGATACAAAACCGAGGGCATGGACTTCTCTCTTCAACTTCTTGTGGGTTTTCAAAATTGcactttttaaatatatttaattggATCGAtaacattctttttttttttttacggaATTGATGATATTAAAAGCtattgaaaatttaagaatttAAAGTTTGAAAACTTGTAATAGTTAGACACAAAGTTGAACATGAAGATGTAAGCAACTGACCTTAATTTAAAAGTTTGATTAATTAAGAATTTAGTTGGGAGTAAGAAGAAGTGTGATTATTTGGTTGAtatttgtaacgccccaaaaattaagataatttattgggcgttattttgaatccatttaatgagaattatttgatttatgtgggaattgaaattaattaaatatttgttggatgaatatttaattaattagaggttttggcatgtgttgtttgttgagactttgattagatggtaagttaagagaattaagtaaagttgtggacttttagtgttgttgaagttgaatttaattaaataattatggatgttatttaattaaattgtgggtggaaagtttgttggagatttaataattatatgtatacgtggaaatatatatataattattatgttaatggaaaatatttgattgattaaaagaattgaggacttaagttaatttgagattttggagggaaaagttggttttggtggaattgaatttaattgagtatatatatatatatatatatatatatatatatatatatatttaattaactatttggaaaagtgaagttaattatatgatggaatctaattatatttgtttggaaaagaagataatccgtgaggagagatggttgatttgattggacgaaaaaaatatatatttataagagagaataatggtttaaataaatatatatttattgtagattttggtgagagaaaaataataataataatttttggaaagttaattaatttgagagaatttttggatgttagccaattgctaatttcatttaattaagatactaagttttctttctctcaaattaattaactttctaaaaaaagaggttgaaaccaattcaaccttgattgggaaaaatccaagatttaaatcttaaaaagtttagccaattgaacctttaaagaaacctcaaatagatccaaaattaaattaataaaatattaatttaattttattggcttaccaaggttactcagatggaggttggaaaatcctcttatccttgatgaaaaattcatcactttaaatcctcaagcttccaaagagaccaatcttaacttcaactaaTGAGGCGGCTGCGACAACgaagggttatcttagagaagaagatgaagaacttttttttttcttttactttctaacttaagcattccaatgctatttatagactcaaaaaaaatatacatatatctttattcccattatctttcctaaataaatgcgttaatcttaggcatttataaccattagtaataataataatacttctttattattattatttttctctcaccaaaatctacaataaatatatatttatttaaaccattattctctcttataaatatatatctttttcgtccaatcaaatcaaccatctctcctcatggattatcttcttttccaaacaaatataattagattccatcatataattaacttcacttttccaaatagttaattaaatatatatatatatatatatactcaattaaatccaattccaccaaaaccaacttttccctccaaaatctcaaattaacttaagtcctcaattcttttaatcaatcaaatcttttccattaacataataattatatatatatttccacatatacatataattattaaatctccaacaaactttccaccccataatttaattaaataacatccataattatttaattaaattcaacttcaacaacactaaaagtccacaactttacttaattctcttaacttaccatctaatcaaaatctcaacaaataacacatgccaaaacctctaattaattaaatattcatccaacaaa
This region of Cucumis melo cultivar AY chromosome 7, USDA_Cmelo_AY_1.0, whole genome shotgun sequence genomic DNA includes:
- the LOC103494688 gene encoding phosphatidylcholine:diacylglycerol cholinephosphotransferase 1-like, with product MAFDGSASPTTNNLRHRNSKGNGHGNDGGGGRKMGIKDSNGGDGGGYCYKGTGIGKASFMTWRVEDVVYVAKNHWIPCIFGLGMLFFIHVEYTLRMVPAASPPFDLGFVITRSLHGVLSSWPELNTLLAALNTVFVVMQTSYILWTWLIEGRLRPTLAAVFTFTCRGILGYSTQLPLPQGFLGSEMDFPVGNISFFLFFSGHVAGSVIASLDMRRVQRWGLAWTFDILNLLQVIRLLGTRGHYTIDLAVGVGAGFLFDSLAGHYEACLQRKNLDNKLAKTFA